In Dyadobacter subterraneus, a single genomic region encodes these proteins:
- a CDS encoding LacI family DNA-binding transcriptional regulator — MNTKKISLKDIAVKAGVSTALVSYVLNGKEKESRVGHEIAKKIKEIASELNYQPNHLAKSLRSGKTHTIGLVIADISNPFFANIARVVEDEAKKSGYTVIIGSSDEKAEKAWDLLNVLINRQVDGFIIVSSEHSESHIRYLKERNIPFILLDRHFPDLQTDFVATNNYKASYDAGVHLVKGGYERIGLIAYKSDMYHMKERIRGYQQALRDHHFDLNPNWLKQVRFENIEMEVKIAIDEMISSKDKVDAIIFATYGLAINGLKYINELKLKVPSDLGIVSFGQAEAFDLYYCPITYLKQPLEMLGKTSVEFLLEKLKNPDVGMKQILMEAKLIARESSAAKILQKVS, encoded by the coding sequence ATGAATACAAAAAAGATCTCGTTAAAGGACATTGCTGTGAAAGCCGGCGTATCAACTGCACTTGTTTCGTACGTTCTGAATGGAAAGGAAAAGGAGAGCAGGGTGGGACATGAAATTGCCAAAAAGATCAAAGAAATAGCCAGCGAGCTTAATTATCAGCCAAATCATCTGGCTAAAAGTTTAAGAAGCGGCAAAACGCATACGATTGGCCTGGTTATCGCGGATATATCCAATCCATTTTTTGCAAATATCGCCCGGGTGGTGGAGGATGAAGCAAAGAAAAGCGGATATACAGTTATTATTGGAAGTTCTGACGAAAAGGCCGAAAAGGCCTGGGATTTGTTAAATGTACTCATTAACAGACAAGTAGATGGATTTATCATTGTATCATCCGAGCATTCCGAATCTCACATTCGTTACCTGAAAGAGCGAAACATTCCTTTCATACTACTAGACAGACATTTTCCTGATTTACAAACAGATTTTGTAGCAACCAATAATTACAAAGCGTCATACGATGCCGGGGTTCATTTAGTGAAAGGCGGCTACGAACGCATTGGATTGATAGCCTATAAGTCGGATATGTATCACATGAAGGAAAGAATCCGGGGCTACCAGCAGGCACTTAGAGATCATCATTTTGATCTCAATCCTAACTGGTTGAAACAAGTCAGATTTGAAAATATTGAGATGGAAGTTAAAATTGCAATAGACGAAATGATATCTTCAAAAGATAAAGTTGATGCGATTATTTTCGCTACTTATGGGTTGGCTATCAATGGATTAAAATATATTAACGAATTAAAATTGAAGGTTCCGTCAGATCTGGGTATTGTAAGTTTCGGACAGGCGGAGGCTTTTGATTTATATTATTGTCCGATAACTTACCTGAAACAGCCATTGGAAATGCTCGGAAAAACTTCGGTAGAATTCTTGCTGGAAAAGCTCAAAAACCCTGATGTTGGTATGAAACAGATATTAATGGAAGCAAAGTTGATTGCCCGTGAATCCTCTGCGGCGAAAATTTTACAGAAGGTTTCCTGA
- a CDS encoding mandelate racemase/muconate lactonizing enzyme family protein, protein MQRRNFLKSAVMGSAAALVGFPQFKAEAASKMKITKIRYYSAPGYNKPLFNQARGIVEIETDGGIIGIGEGGSKDMIEQCAQMMIGEDPFRIEHLWQYVYRGMFYPPGREKLHALGALEMALWDIKGKALGVPVYDLLGGATRDYVECYATGFKASKAKTEEERARDCIEAGLRAYRIGPTGGNGEEPFDFYDNVKKTIEFSKRIDAAVGGGGKWAIDLHTRFDMTDGLKICNGIENLEPYFVEDIVRSENPGVYKTVRSMTKVPIAVGEQFGDRWDINELIESRLIDYTRVTLPNTGGIGEFKKIAGLCETHYVGMIPHFTGPLSTAALVHTLGSSSPSRCLMELGGGEPERPAYFNEDFINFKNGKLYLNPSPGLGVKFDPKKATFVMEVTEKTKFPHPYLKSPDGAIHAW, encoded by the coding sequence ATGCAAAGGAGAAATTTTCTTAAATCTGCTGTCATGGGATCGGCTGCTGCGCTTGTTGGATTTCCTCAGTTTAAAGCAGAAGCCGCATCTAAAATGAAAATCACAAAAATTAGATATTATAGTGCGCCCGGTTATAACAAACCGCTTTTTAACCAGGCACGTGGTATTGTTGAAATTGAAACGGACGGGGGCATTATCGGTATTGGAGAAGGTGGCAGCAAAGATATGATCGAACAATGTGCGCAAATGATGATCGGTGAAGATCCTTTCCGTATTGAACATTTGTGGCAATATGTTTACCGGGGAATGTTTTATCCTCCGGGAAGAGAAAAACTTCATGCACTTGGCGCATTGGAAATGGCGCTCTGGGATATCAAGGGAAAAGCATTAGGTGTTCCGGTCTATGATTTGTTGGGAGGAGCTACGAGAGATTATGTTGAATGTTACGCTACGGGCTTCAAAGCTTCCAAGGCAAAAACAGAAGAGGAGCGGGCAAGAGATTGTATAGAAGCAGGTCTGAGAGCATATCGTATAGGGCCTACCGGTGGAAACGGTGAGGAGCCTTTTGACTTTTATGATAATGTCAAAAAAACCATAGAATTCAGCAAGAGAATTGATGCGGCAGTAGGCGGTGGAGGAAAATGGGCGATTGATTTGCATACCCGTTTTGATATGACGGATGGACTGAAAATCTGTAATGGAATTGAAAATCTTGAACCTTATTTTGTTGAAGATATTGTTCGTTCCGAGAATCCGGGAGTTTACAAAACGGTACGTTCGATGACCAAAGTACCTATTGCCGTTGGCGAACAATTTGGCGACAGATGGGATATTAATGAGCTGATAGAAAGCAGATTAATAGATTATACGCGCGTAACATTACCCAACACGGGTGGTATTGGTGAATTCAAAAAGATTGCCGGATTATGTGAGACACATTATGTCGGTATGATTCCTCATTTTACTGGGCCATTATCAACAGCTGCTTTGGTGCACACCCTGGGATCAAGCAGTCCTTCGCGTTGTTTGATGGAGTTGGGGGGAGGAGAACCAGAACGACCGGCATACTTCAACGAGGATTTTATCAATTTCAAAAATGGTAAATTATACCTGAATCCAAGTCCTGGCCTGGGTGTGAAGTTTGATCCGAAGAAGGCAACATTTGTTATGGAAGTGACCGAAAAAACCAAATTCCCACATCCGTATTTAAAAAGCCCGGATGGGGCAATACATGCCTGGTAA
- the dgoD gene encoding galactonate dehydratase — protein MKSSTESGISRRDAIQSVLGVTAMTTMVLPQSSYASNPGHFQDYSNVKITKLETILIKPRWIFLKIHTDVGVTGLGEPLLEGRALTIQTAIKEIEPYLIGKDPRHIIHHWQAIYRHAFYRGGPILTSALSGIDHALWDIKGKLLNVPVYELFGGPTRDRVRIYGRAANAEEMKQRKKEGYTVIKTGVAKKNPANIVENPAFIKYASENFASLRQAGGAEMDIAIDFHGAISPQTAKVLIKELEQYQPMFIEEPCQAQNVDIMADIARGTHIPIAAGERIFTKWGFRELLEKRAVSIVQPDLCHAGGITEGRIIAGMAEAYYVPIAPHNPMGPISLAVGLHLAASVPNFLVQEQVSLGEGYLKNPFELEKDGSVLIPRGPGLGVELDEDRLADKIGHDWKNPESYNPFDGSVVDW, from the coding sequence ATGAAATCTTCTACCGAATCAGGAATTTCACGGCGTGACGCAATCCAATCCGTATTGGGTGTTACCGCCATGACAACCATGGTTTTACCTCAATCTTCATACGCTTCAAATCCCGGACATTTTCAGGATTACAGCAACGTCAAAATCACCAAACTAGAAACGATTTTGATAAAGCCGCGCTGGATTTTTTTGAAAATACATACCGATGTTGGCGTTACTGGCCTTGGCGAACCGCTTTTGGAAGGTCGCGCTTTAACCATACAAACGGCAATAAAGGAGATTGAACCTTATCTAATCGGCAAAGATCCAAGACATATTATTCATCACTGGCAGGCCATTTACCGTCACGCTTTTTATCGCGGCGGACCGATTTTAACCAGTGCTTTGAGCGGAATTGACCATGCTTTGTGGGATATTAAAGGCAAGCTTTTGAACGTTCCGGTATACGAACTTTTCGGAGGACCAACACGTGACCGTGTCCGGATTTATGGTCGTGCCGCCAATGCGGAGGAAATGAAGCAAAGGAAAAAGGAAGGATATACCGTTATCAAAACAGGCGTAGCGAAAAAGAACCCGGCCAACATTGTCGAAAATCCTGCTTTTATCAAGTATGCCTCTGAAAATTTTGCTTCTTTGAGACAGGCGGGAGGTGCAGAAATGGACATCGCCATTGATTTTCACGGAGCTATTTCGCCGCAGACCGCCAAGGTTTTGATCAAAGAACTGGAACAATATCAGCCCATGTTCATTGAAGAACCTTGTCAGGCGCAAAACGTTGATATCATGGCAGATATCGCGCGCGGAACCCATATTCCAATTGCTGCCGGAGAGCGGATTTTTACCAAATGGGGTTTTCGGGAGTTGCTGGAAAAACGGGCAGTAAGTATCGTTCAGCCTGATCTTTGTCACGCCGGGGGAATCACCGAAGGCAGAATTATTGCCGGAATGGCTGAGGCATATTATGTACCCATTGCGCCGCATAATCCAATGGGGCCGATTTCCCTTGCTGTTGGGTTACATTTGGCTGCAAGTGTTCCCAATTTTCTTGTGCAGGAGCAGGTTTCGCTCGGTGAAGGATACCTAAAAAATCCGTTCGAACTGGAAAAGGACGGAAGTGTTTTGATCCCCCGCGGCCCTGGCCTGGGCGTAGAACTTGATGAAGACAGACTGGCTGACAAAATAGGCCACGACTGGAAAAATCCGGAATCTTATAATCCATTCGACGGATCGGTAGTCGATTGGTAA